The following DNA comes from Musa acuminata AAA Group cultivar baxijiao chromosome BXJ1-4, Cavendish_Baxijiao_AAA, whole genome shotgun sequence.
gggttggcgaagggagttcccatcagaatcgggacttggagcggaaacaccaacatgatggccgtgccactagacgacttccaagtgattcttggaatggagtttatgcacgcggcgaagttggtgccgatgccattcttgaattccctatgtatgatgggaggcgatgacccctgcgtggttcccgtctctcggagaggaaccaaggagccccaacacatctcggcattacaattgaagaaaggggtgcgaaaaggcgagttgacattcgtggctgctatgaagctagagccactcaacgaggaggccattcaagaacctgccgtggtggcgaatgtcctaaaagagttcaaagatgttatgccacccgagttgccgaagactctccctccacgcagaggcgtggatcacagtatcgagctggagccaagagtgaagcctccagcaagaccaccctaccgcatgcctccaccagagttggccgaactcaggaagcagttaggtgaactgctaagcggtggtctcatccgcagctcaaaagcacctttcggagctccagttctcttccagaagaaacaagatgggagcctccgattatgcgtcgactatcgagccctcaacaaagtaacggtgaagaacaagtatcccatcccgctcatcgcggacttgttcgaccaactgggcaaggccaagtatttctcaaaactcgaccttcggtcggggtattggcaggtgcgcattgctgaaggcgatgaagcgaagactacctgtgtgaccaggtatggagcgtttgagttcttggtgatgcctttcggcttaaccaacgctccggccacattctgtactctcatgaaccaactattcaaggagtatttggataagttcgtggtcgtctacttggacgatatcgtcgtctacagccaaacgctcgaggagcacgtcaagcaccttcggacgattttcaaggttctcagggagaacactttgttcgtaaaaagggagaaatgctactttgctcaaactgagatcctattcttagggcatcgaatcggtgatggctccattcggatggacaagttgaaggtgcaagcagttgcggaatggcgaactccaaagaaggtgccagagttgagatccttccttggattcgtcaactactatcgacgcttcatttcaggatattcgaagcgggcaaccccactgacggagttgctgaagaaggagcagccttggaagtggtctgacaaatgtgagatagcattccaagatctgaaggctgctgttctggaggaaccagtgctcaaattgccaaactatggagagccctttgaagtccttaccgatgcttcggactttgctattggtggagtactcatgcaagaaggtcatccggtggcctacgagagccgcaaactcaacgagaccgagaggcggtatccagtgcatgagaaggagatgacagcggtgatccactgcctacgagtttggcgacactacctcctcgggtcgcgatttgtgctgaggacagacaacatcgccctgagttatttccaaactcagaagaagctctccccaaagcaagcacggtggcaggacttcctggctgaatttgatatggcaatggaatacaagcccgggaaggcgaatgtcgtgaccgatgcgctgagtcggaaggtggagtgcgtgaatgctgcacaactggagggcagaggccaaacaagtcagttacattccaacttcctttctcgaatcagagatggactgtatagtgatccccaggcagttctcctgatgcagctcatcaaagaaggcaaggcacgacgattttgggtccaggagggacttgtttacacaaaagggaatagagtttatgttccccgagtggacaatttgaggcgtgaactcttgaaagagtgtcacgattccctttgggctggacatcccggcattcacagaacattggctctcgtggagagggccttctactggccaaagatagggattgatgtggaggagtatgttcgaacatgtcttacttgccaacaagacaaggtggagcaacggaagccggtgggacttttggagccgttgcctgtaccagaaaggccatgggagagcatttccttagacttcatatctagcttgccgcctgtagggggacttggatcgatacttgtggtggtcgatcggttttcaaagtatgcaactttcattgctgctcccctacactgttcagctgaagaggtggccagactgatgatgaagggtgtagtgaagtattggggagtcccacacaatattgttagtgatcgagacgctcgattcCTGGGacaattctggaccgagctattcaaattgttggggtcaaagttatacttctctacaagcctccacccccagacggatggtcaaactgaaagaataaattcgctcttagagcagtatctccggcactacgtgagtgccaatcaacgagattgggtgaagctgttggacatcgcccaattctccttcaacttgcagcggagctctgcatccaacaagagccccttcgaaattatcacaggacaacaaccgtcgactccgcacactatggcaattggttatactgggagtagtccatcagcctaccatttcgcaaaggagtggcatcgaaatgccgatattgcgcgggcttacttggagaaggcggcaaaacggatgaagaagtgggcagacttgggaaggcgaccacaagagttcaaagttggcgatttggtgttggtaaagctccaaccagcatcactccaattcttcaggaaaagagtccacaaaggattggtgcgtaagtatgaagggcccttcccaattatcagcagagtaggcaatgtttcttacaagttgcagctgccggcgtggttcaaaattcacaacgttcttcacgccagcaacctgaaggcctaccattcggatccgcaagatgcttctcgaagtattccaactcggctacctcccatcacagcctcctacgagaagcgagtggaaaccattctggcggatcgcaagataaagctacccaacggagcggagcagacagagtacttggtgaagtggcgaaagcttccccgaactgaagccagttgggagcctgaagacgccctgcgacatgaagaagaagtcatcaacaactaccaacaagcgtcgacgagggcgtcgacagtttaagtgggggagaatgtcacgaacggtcgtcgcgcacccgcaacaactccgttcaacgaaccgttcgtcgctcacacccgcatgtacagctgcttgacagcatgttttcttatggttttgggtcattttgcttgtaaatatgtaagttcgaacaagctgcagcgttgcaaagcgaccgttcaccaaactgagcaaaacagccccaaaacagcccaaaacggctccgttttcgcgtgccgcgggaggtgagcggagtgctgcctccgctcaccaaaatgtcagccagctcagaccccaggaaccccccgggtggcacatggctggatggggcttcggttatataccgggcgttgaacactctttcgcaagttcgcacgtgacctttacgggaacttggtgttgcgtccggcaccaggtgagcggctgtttgtgggtttgccgctgttcgttcatccttgaaagccttgtttttctccctctccctcttttctcttgtgcacacaaggtgttcgacgatttgcttgtaaagcttcccttttcgcgagacttcgggacttgtccgttgctcgttctttcgatctaactttctttctcttttacaggtccttcgggacctgcgagaggttacaaagtggctgatccttgcggagcaagatcgcaagggcaaagcgcgacataggcaacgcaagctaagttcgcgtctttgcaacgagggtgacccgcgacttaggcaacgcaagctaagttcgcgtctttggccgcaagggtgcctcacgccttaggcaattccagctaaggtcgtgacattatggtagtgTTAAGTATACAAGAAAAGACTGCTGTAGAGAGATGTGGTGAGAATGTTGATATTGTATTGCCAGTTGTTTCTCTAACCTTACTACTAACTAGTCTCCGTttggattttatttttgtttcttctgATGGACCTTAAGATCACAAAATATCCATGCTAGATTTTTTCCTGCATCAATCAATTCCAAGAAATTAGAGAGCAGATTGTAAGTGGAGTGAGTGATGCTAACCTTTTAACAGTGGAGGCAAGCATGTGTTGACTGGTTCGCATGTGGAAACGCGGTCTTCGTACGTGCTGTAGGCCGAGCAACTTCAAGGTAACGTGGGGAGCATCTTTTAAGACGACAaccttgactctctctctctctctctctctctctctgcacagGAAcattgagagagagaaagagagagagaggaatggggTCTTCCAACCATGCTTCAGCTTTGGTCGTCTGTGCTTTGGCCTTAGCCATGGCCTGCACCGCCGTAGCACAGAACACCCAGCAAGACGCTGTGGGCGCCCACAACTCCGCCCGGGCCGCTGTCGGCGTCGGTCCTGTGTCATGGGACGACGACATCGCCTCCTATGCTCAGAAGTTCGCCAACAAGCGCGTCGCCGATTGTCAGCTCGTGCATTCCGGCGGGCCTTACGGGGAGAACCTCTTCTGGGGCACCGGCGGAGCCTACACCCTGACCGACGCCGTCAACGCCTGGATCGCGGAGAAGCAGTACTACGACTACGAAAGCAACTCCTGCGCCGACGGTCAGGTATGCCGACACTACACGCAGGTCGTGTGGCAGAACACTACGGCCATCGGCTGCGCTAGGACACAGTGCAGCGACGGCAACGGCATATTTATCCTCTGCGACTATAGCCCTGCGGGCAACCTTGTGGGTCAACGCCCTTATGAGGAGAAGGCACAAGAAAACAATATACTGAGGTTTAGGGCTTTTTCCACTGCAGCATATTTGGTTGTCAAAATTAGTCCCTAATTCCTCTTCCTCATGATACTGCATGCATTCCCTTTTGGCAGCTTGATCGTCTTGTTCGAGTCGAGTAGTGTTCTTGGTGTGAGACAACTCTGACCTCGAATCCTGTGAAGCAGAAGAGGCAGGTGTTGATGTAGCAGATTCTTGTTTGTTTCCGCTTGCTGTGTTTCTTGAATAGCCGACTGCATCTCCATCTTCCACCATGCATTTAGGGAATATCTGTGCAATAAATGCATCGTTTCGAATGCAGCAAGCTTTCATGCCATTTATACCCCAATGATACACATCCGTTTGCAGACGAAGACAGACATCATACACTGCATCTCAACTCCATCTTCTCGCTTGCAACCCAGGATCTTCGTCGTTTATTACACCAAGATCTCGATCGCCACACTGCCTGTTTTATCTCAGAGTGCTCAGAAACTAGTCAGGTTTAGGGTTCGCAGACGATCGTGCACCAACTCATGCAGTTAATGCATCGGCTTCCATTCCTCCCTATATATATTATAACCCTGCGCATGCACCTGCAGCAGCGCCACAGTCGTGCTTGTTGTCCTATGTCAGATTCCGATgttgagggagaagaagaagaccagCAAGGGCAAGCAGAGGATAGAGATGAAGAAGATAGAGAACGAGGAAGCCCGCTACATTAGCTTCTCCAAGAGAAGGAATGGGATCTTTGGCAAGGCCAGTGAGCTCTCCACCCTGTGTGGCACAGACTTGGCCGTGCTCATCTCGTCCCCCACGGGGAAGCTCCATTCCTTCGGCAGCCCAAGCGTGGCCCTGGTCGTGGACCGGTTTCTTTCGACCGGGGTGGATCACTCCTCCGGTTCGGTTCACGAACAATCGCGGCGGGGGCAAACGATCCAGGACCTGAATCATCGGCTCATGGAGCTGGCGCGCCGGCTCGAGGACGCAAAAGCCAAGAAGGCGGCGCTCCAGGAGCGGCTCGAGGCGGCGGCTCGGGGTCTGGATTGCGAGCGGATCGATGATTTGGAGGGGTTGGGTTTGGACGAGCTCGATCGGCTTATGGAGTCACTGGGCCGGCTCAAGGCCCGGGCCAATGCCCGGACCGAGGAGATCTTGACGGGCAGCTCTCCCGAGCCGACAACCGTCGATCATGTCGGTCCCTGGCGGCATGGTGGAATCTCCACCGTCCACTCCGATTCGGACGGGTTGGGAGCTCAATGCCCGTCGATCCCGGTTCTTGCCATGACGAACCAATTTGACTCGGCAGCACCGCGATCGAACCCATTGATGGAGACTATCGATTTTTTAGATATTAATGGCTTGTTTGAAGAATTTTAAGCTCGTCATCCACGAAAAGTTTAAGTAATGTTATCGTCGAATTATTCATATCCTTAATAAGTGAATCTTAATATTTTTCTCTGAATTATGCTTATAATTGGGTTAAGTTTCAGAGGTATAAAACTTATGCGGTCATGTTAATAATTTAGTAGAAAACTATATAAGCTTACGCGATTAGTTTCAAAATTACTTAAAATTTCTCTTCAATCTGTTATATAtaatagtttatttttttttattttttagtgtgtatataaaaaaaatataaaattacctTAACACCCTTGAATC
Coding sequences within:
- the LOC135586233 gene encoding pathogenesis-related protein PRB1-3-like; its protein translation is MGSSNHASALVVCALALAMACTAVAQNTQQDAVGAHNSARAAVGVGPVSWDDDIASYAQKFANKRVADCQLVHSGGPYGENLFWGTGGAYTLTDAVNAWIAEKQYYDYESNSCADGQVCRHYTQVVWQNTTAIGCARTQCSDGNGIFILCDYSPAGNLVGQRPYEEKAQENNILSLIVLFESSSVLGVRQL
- the LOC135672231 gene encoding agamous-like MADS-box protein AGL29, translated to MLREKKKTSKGKQRIEMKKIENEEARYISFSKRRNGIFGKASELSTLCGTDLAVLISSPTGKLHSFGSPSVALVVDRFLSTGVDHSSGSVHEQSRRGQTIQDLNHRLMELARRLEDAKAKKAALQERLEAAARGLDCERIDDLEGLGLDELDRLMESLGRLKARANARTEEILTGSSPEPTTVDHVGPWRHGGISTVHSDSDGLGAQCPSIPVLAMTNQFDSAAPRSNPLMETIDFLDINGLFEEF